Proteins from a single region of Oscillatoria sp. FACHB-1407:
- a CDS encoding GMC oxidoreductase: MTIERNQIKIRYNSNDVEAFNRLIRHWKQVMKSIECRKDIGSLITCLIFKTSLNEIAHQCGSYHFRTDPSTSVLDINCRSHDVDDVDNLYIVDSRFSLQVLPSTLRSPQWQIPCALAIIYLKEPHESLSIRSNTA; encoded by the coding sequence GTGACAATTGAACGTAATCAGATTAAGATTAGATATAACAGTAATGACGTTGAAGCATTTAATCGGCTCATTAGACATTGGAAACAGGTAATGAAGTCAATTGAATGCCGTAAAGATATTGGCTCACTGATAACATGTCTTATATTTAAGACATCCTTGAATGAGATTGCTCATCAATGTGGCAGTTATCATTTTAGAACAGATCCCAGCACTTCAGTACTTGATATAAACTGTCGATCGCATGATGTAGATGATGTAGATAATCTTTATATTGTAGACAGTAGGTTTTCCCTTCAAGTGCTGCCGTCAACCCTTCGCTCACCACAATGGCAAATACCTTGCGCGTTGGCGATCATCTACTTGAAAGAACCACATGAATCTTTGTCTATAAGAAGCAATACTGCTTGA
- a CDS encoding SBBP repeat-containing protein produces MEDQPLLQVYTPNSDFAAGFYSGQIIWGRTGNDTLRGFQPSQTTSGEPQIDLFIGDVAIDDPLFRQWNDTFVLGDFTRGYYNNGTSTNFGLNDFGFIADFNPQLDSIELYGSANNYQILDLGIGSAILQQTQAGADVVSFLLGNTNLSLNESYFAFQGTTPPPGPGVPQAQQQGTSNFDIAATTATDSNGNVYIAGGTDDDDANNSRDAVISKYDSDGNLIWTQQFGTSQFETISGIETDAEGNFYVAGITGGDLARDKQAIDSEAFVAKYDSEGNQLWIQQFGQNSIFQTFGIDVDAEGNAYLTGIDVKPSETDIATDDFWVAKFDTDGNQVFFTETGSVDDAFDESYDVTVSNDGSVYTTGWTLGDLAGPNAGAYDTYISKFDNNGELEWIRQFGTSDYEWGWGVDTDSQGNVYTTGWTLGSLVEEGNAGSYDVFLTKYDSLGNQIWVRQFGTSGDDEGFDLFIDDSDNIFLTGYTTGGFVGGNAGSFDPWVAKYDIDGNQIWLQQFGTSAFDQAYAVTANGDDVYVTGITQGSLGGVNTGAVDTWSAKLDASTGALVDFGGSSLAANSSSGTALSVSNTNSNSQPITDQATIDFIKNFFKTFTTETLGLPENSGGPTGAGLEVLLRDPYGRPEPVPEPSMGIGLMAIATVTWISKRLRASSK; encoded by the coding sequence GTGGAAGACCAACCTTTGCTTCAAGTATACACGCCTAACAGTGATTTCGCTGCAGGCTTTTATTCGGGACAAATCATTTGGGGGCGTACTGGAAACGACACTCTACGAGGATTTCAGCCCAGTCAAACCACTTCGGGAGAACCCCAAATTGATCTTTTTATTGGTGACGTAGCGATCGACGATCCTCTTTTCCGTCAATGGAATGACACCTTTGTCCTGGGAGACTTCACACGGGGTTACTACAATAACGGTACCTCAACTAACTTTGGCTTGAATGACTTTGGCTTTATTGCTGACTTCAACCCACAACTCGATTCTATCGAGCTTTATGGTTCTGCAAACAACTATCAAATTCTGGATTTGGGGATTGGATCAGCCATTCTTCAGCAAACTCAAGCGGGTGCAGATGTCGTCAGTTTTCTGCTTGGAAACACAAATTTGAGCTTGAATGAAAGCTATTTTGCATTCCAAGGCACAACTCCACCTCCAGGACCCGGAGTACCACAAGCGCAGCAACAAGGAACCTCAAACTTTGACATCGCTGCTACGACAGCAACAGATTCTAATGGCAATGTCTATATTGCAGGCGGAACAGACGATGATGATGCGAATAACTCTCGCGATGCTGTAATCAGCAAATATGACAGCGATGGAAACCTGATCTGGACACAGCAATTTGGCACCTCTCAGTTTGAAACCATCTCTGGTATCGAAACTGATGCTGAAGGTAACTTCTATGTTGCCGGAATTACTGGCGGAGATTTGGCAAGAGACAAGCAAGCGATTGACTCTGAGGCATTTGTCGCTAAATATGACAGCGAAGGAAACCAACTCTGGATTCAACAGTTTGGGCAAAATTCCATCTTCCAAACCTTTGGCATTGATGTTGACGCTGAAGGTAATGCCTATTTAACTGGCATTGATGTTAAACCCTCAGAAACAGACATCGCAACAGACGATTTCTGGGTAGCTAAGTTTGACACCGATGGCAATCAAGTATTCTTTACAGAAACGGGGAGTGTAGACGACGCGTTTGATGAATCGTATGACGTTACCGTCAGCAACGATGGCAGCGTTTATACAACTGGGTGGACGCTTGGTGATTTGGCTGGTCCCAACGCTGGAGCTTACGACACTTACATCAGTAAGTTTGACAATAATGGCGAGTTGGAGTGGATTCGGCAGTTTGGCACCTCAGATTATGAATGGGGTTGGGGTGTCGATACTGACAGCCAAGGAAATGTTTACACAACCGGATGGACACTTGGTTCACTAGTAGAAGAAGGAAACGCTGGTTCCTATGATGTCTTTTTAACTAAATACGACAGTTTAGGCAATCAGATTTGGGTTCGACAGTTTGGAACGAGTGGTGATGATGAAGGGTTTGATCTGTTCATTGATGACAGTGACAACATCTTTTTAACTGGATATACCACAGGTGGTTTTGTTGGAGGAAATGCTGGTTCCTTTGACCCCTGGGTAGCTAAGTATGATATTGATGGCAACCAAATTTGGCTCCAACAGTTTGGAACATCTGCCTTTGACCAAGCTTATGCTGTGACTGCAAACGGTGATGATGTATATGTTACAGGCATCACTCAAGGATCCTTAGGGGGTGTTAATACTGGGGCTGTAGACACTTGGTCTGCAAAACTGGATGCATCCACAGGGGCGTTAGTTGATTTTGGTGGTTCTTCACTCGCGGCTAACAGTTCCTCAGGTACAGCATTATCTGTTAGCAACACTAACAGTAACAGTCAACCGATTACTGATCAAGCGACCATTGATTTCATCAAAAACTTCTTCAAGACGTTTACGACTGAAACGTTAGGGTTGCCTGAAAACAGTGGTGGCCCTACTGGAGCCGGGTTAGAAGTTCTACTCCGTGATCCATATGGTCGCCCTGAACCTGTGCCTGAACCATCAATGGGTATTGGTTTGATGGCGATCGCAACTGTTACGTGGATCAGCAAGCGGTTGAGAGCTAGTTCCAAATAG
- the fabZ gene encoding 3-hydroxyacyl-ACP dehydratase FabZ: MTNPTLLDVNSSDQSESDSFNHQSPVTTFTEPKSIFTTQDIQKLLPHRYPFALVDRIVGYVPGERAIGIKNVSFNEPHFQGHFPGQPIMPGVLIIEAMAQVGGIVLTQMLESDGGLFLFAGIDKVRFRRPVVPGDQLVMTVELLSVKQRRFGKMQGRAEVEGELAAEGQLIFSIVDHQT, from the coding sequence ATGACTAATCCTACTCTTCTAGATGTCAATTCGTCTGATCAATCTGAATCAGATTCATTTAATCATCAATCTCCTGTCACTACATTCACAGAACCCAAATCTATTTTCACAACTCAAGATATTCAAAAGCTTTTACCTCACCGTTATCCATTTGCGTTAGTCGATCGCATTGTGGGCTATGTACCTGGAGAACGAGCCATTGGCATTAAAAATGTGAGCTTCAATGAGCCTCATTTTCAGGGACATTTCCCAGGACAACCCATTATGCCTGGAGTGTTGATTATTGAAGCAATGGCTCAGGTGGGTGGTATTGTGCTAACTCAAATGCTAGAGTCAGATGGCGGATTGTTCCTATTTGCAGGAATTGATAAAGTACGATTTCGCCGCCCGGTAGTACCGGGAGATCAGTTAGTGATGACAGTCGAATTGCTCTCTGTTAAGCAACGACGTTTCGGTAAGATGCAGGGACGCGCTGAAGTAGAAGGTGAACTAGCTGCCGAAGGACAACTCATATTCTCAATTGTTGATCATCAAACATAG